A portion of the Myxococcus stipitatus genome contains these proteins:
- a CDS encoding bifunctional 3-(3-hydroxy-phenyl)propionate/3-hydroxycinnamic acid hydroxylase: MICDRQQADMEVDVIISGCGPVGALTSNLLGSLGVRTLVLEQDLAPHGQPRAFSCDDEALRIYQAAGLVDELRRDMRQSQVFEYVGNGGKRFAQVHPGQTDFGYGYTPLWFFHQPLLERSLREGMQRFAHVNLEIGASLESLEQDATGVTVRYRQVQTGEVRTVRARFLLGCDGARSSVRKALNIKLSGRTYDELWLAVSGSVEGELPDMCRFVCDPKRPAFVATGAAGQFRWEFMLMPGETREYMERPETIRQLLTPYIDPDRVNIQRAQVYTFHCLNAAKWRDGNVFLLGDAAHTMPPFMGQGLTSGLRDASNLAWKLHRVLKGMAPDSLLDTYEEERRPHVESLQKLCIRVGHLFLARNSVVATARDLLMRAVQRIPRVKRFIQGFEFKQAPRHYQGFYFEGGSQDSQAPQGSFFIQPKVRLSSGEEVLLDEALGNEFAVLCRANAPAAQREAARNLAEALGGRLLAVQADADEGHDVPSVVDVTGKLDAWFSRYTADVVVLRPDRFVFGAVKAEQLPELRDALGV; encoded by the coding sequence ATGATTTGTGACAGGCAGCAGGCCGACATGGAGGTCGATGTCATCATCAGCGGCTGCGGTCCCGTGGGGGCACTGACGAGCAATCTCCTGGGCAGCCTGGGGGTGCGGACGTTGGTGCTGGAGCAGGACCTGGCGCCGCATGGCCAGCCTCGCGCTTTCTCATGCGATGACGAAGCGCTGCGCATCTACCAGGCCGCCGGCCTGGTGGACGAGCTGCGGCGCGACATGCGCCAGTCCCAGGTCTTCGAGTACGTGGGCAACGGCGGCAAGCGCTTCGCGCAGGTGCACCCGGGTCAGACGGACTTCGGCTACGGCTACACGCCGCTGTGGTTCTTCCATCAGCCGCTGCTCGAACGCTCCCTGCGCGAGGGCATGCAGCGCTTCGCGCACGTGAACCTGGAGATTGGCGCCTCGCTCGAGTCGCTGGAACAGGACGCCACCGGGGTGACGGTGCGCTACCGCCAGGTGCAGACGGGCGAGGTGCGCACGGTCCGGGCCCGCTTCCTGCTGGGGTGCGACGGCGCCCGCAGCTCCGTGCGCAAGGCCCTGAACATCAAGCTGTCGGGGCGGACGTACGACGAGCTGTGGCTGGCGGTGTCCGGCTCCGTGGAGGGCGAGCTGCCGGACATGTGCCGCTTCGTGTGCGACCCGAAGCGACCGGCCTTCGTGGCCACGGGCGCGGCGGGGCAGTTCCGCTGGGAGTTCATGCTGATGCCCGGTGAGACGCGCGAGTACATGGAGCGGCCGGAGACCATCCGCCAGCTCCTGACGCCGTACATCGACCCCGACCGCGTCAACATCCAGCGCGCGCAGGTGTACACGTTCCACTGCCTCAACGCGGCGAAGTGGCGCGACGGGAACGTCTTCCTGCTCGGTGACGCGGCGCACACGATGCCGCCCTTCATGGGCCAGGGGCTCACCTCCGGGCTGCGCGACGCGTCCAACCTGGCGTGGAAGCTCCACCGGGTGCTCAAGGGGATGGCGCCGGACTCGCTGCTGGACACCTACGAGGAGGAGCGTCGTCCGCACGTGGAGTCGCTGCAGAAGCTGTGCATCCGGGTGGGACACCTGTTCCTCGCCCGCAATTCGGTGGTGGCCACCGCGCGCGACCTTCTGATGCGCGCCGTGCAGCGCATCCCCCGGGTGAAGCGCTTCATCCAGGGCTTCGAGTTCAAGCAGGCGCCGCGCCACTACCAGGGCTTCTACTTCGAGGGCGGCAGCCAGGACTCGCAGGCGCCCCAGGGGTCGTTCTTCATCCAGCCGAAGGTGCGGCTGTCGTCGGGCGAGGAGGTGCTGCTGGACGAGGCGCTCGGCAACGAGTTCGCGGTGCTGTGCCGCGCCAACGCGCCCGCGGCGCAGCGGGAGGCGGCGCGCAACCTGGCGGAGGCGCTGGGCGGCCGGCTGCTCGCCGTGCAGGCGGACGCGGACGAGGGGCACGACGTGCCCTCGGTGGTGGACGTCACGGGCAAGCTGGATGCGTGGTTCAGCCGCTACACGGCGGACGTGGTGGTGCTGCGCCCGGACCGGTTCGTGTTCGGCGCGGTGAAGGCCGAGCAGCTGCCGGAGCTGCGCGACGCGCTGGGGGTGTGA
- a CDS encoding BTAD domain-containing putative transcriptional regulator, which translates to MAGDDTAGAQVFRLELLGEARLRSDSAYLTLERRTAAVLAWLALEGPHPKYRLAGLLWAESSEVTARNNMRQLLRRLRLATGTELVHGSDVLSLAENVTTDAAELQAHVLAGRHAQALELEGTLLAALDFDDCPEFQSWLENARERLDSLRRRAAAAESETRERAGDLSGALELTEKVLAMDPYSEEAWRRLMRLHYVSGDRMAALNAFERCRRLLREELDTQPLPQTVALAREIERGPSLPSTPRATTSKLPLSVLRPPLLVGREREWERMEAAWEAGMTIFLSGEPGVGKSRLAHDFAASRGKFMVLESRPGEQHIAYSSHVRLLRQILARCPDPTLEPWVRRELARMLPDMAGPEGVPPPMADESDRSRFLEAHCRLIYQVCAGFDAMVADDLQYMDAATAEFALLMLSRRHDPGPNGSYPHFIDTFRRDELSPVVAACVQQLVEAGLAVVIEVEPLETDAVGALLGSLELSGAEHLRDNVMRYTGGNPLFIMEALRHLLESGGLERGWPEHVQPTGRGRELIQQRLERLSPPALQVARLAALARTDFELELAGEVLEMSSLSLATHVSELEHAHVLRGERFTHDLLFEVVRETIPPSLVPLLHRRLASALEQRKAPPVIIAQHWLDGREPGRAAPFFVAAANAESAALRHMEAALLYFRAATALEEAGAADEAARIRARVRGIPSA; encoded by the coding sequence ATGGCAGGCGACGACACGGCGGGCGCGCAAGTCTTTCGGCTGGAACTGCTGGGCGAGGCGCGCCTGCGGAGCGACAGCGCTTACCTGACGCTGGAGCGGCGCACGGCCGCGGTGCTGGCATGGCTGGCATTGGAAGGGCCACATCCCAAGTACAGGCTGGCGGGATTGCTGTGGGCCGAGTCGAGCGAGGTCACCGCCCGCAACAACATGCGGCAGCTCTTGCGCCGGCTGCGCCTGGCGACGGGCACGGAGCTGGTGCACGGCTCGGATGTGCTGTCGTTGGCGGAAAATGTCACCACGGACGCGGCGGAGCTCCAGGCGCACGTGCTGGCCGGGCGGCACGCCCAGGCGTTGGAGCTGGAAGGCACGCTGCTGGCCGCGCTCGACTTCGACGACTGCCCGGAGTTCCAGTCGTGGCTGGAGAACGCGCGCGAGCGGCTGGACTCCCTGCGGCGTCGCGCGGCGGCGGCCGAATCCGAGACACGCGAGCGCGCGGGGGACCTGTCCGGCGCGCTGGAGTTGACGGAGAAGGTGCTGGCCATGGACCCCTACTCCGAGGAGGCGTGGCGGCGGCTGATGCGGCTGCACTACGTGAGCGGGGACCGGATGGCGGCGCTCAACGCCTTCGAGCGGTGCCGGCGCCTCTTGCGCGAGGAGCTGGACACCCAGCCGCTGCCCCAGACGGTGGCGCTCGCGCGAGAGATCGAGCGCGGCCCGTCGCTGCCGAGCACGCCCCGCGCGACGACCTCCAAGCTGCCCCTGTCCGTGCTGCGCCCTCCGCTGCTGGTGGGCCGCGAGCGCGAGTGGGAGCGCATGGAGGCGGCGTGGGAGGCGGGGATGACCATCTTCCTGTCGGGCGAGCCGGGCGTGGGCAAGTCGCGGCTGGCGCACGACTTCGCCGCGTCGCGCGGCAAGTTCATGGTGCTGGAGTCGCGCCCGGGCGAGCAGCACATCGCCTATTCCTCTCACGTGCGGCTGTTGCGACAGATTCTCGCCCGCTGCCCGGACCCCACGCTGGAGCCCTGGGTGCGGCGGGAGCTGGCGCGCATGCTGCCGGACATGGCGGGGCCGGAGGGCGTGCCGCCGCCCATGGCGGACGAGTCGGACCGCAGCCGGTTCCTCGAGGCCCACTGCCGCCTCATCTACCAGGTGTGCGCCGGCTTCGACGCCATGGTGGCGGACGACCTGCAGTACATGGACGCGGCGACGGCGGAGTTCGCGCTGCTCATGCTGTCGCGCCGCCACGACCCCGGCCCCAACGGCTCCTATCCCCACTTCATCGACACGTTCCGCCGGGACGAGCTGTCCCCGGTGGTGGCCGCGTGCGTGCAACAACTGGTGGAGGCGGGGCTCGCGGTGGTCATCGAGGTGGAGCCGCTGGAGACGGACGCGGTGGGGGCGCTGCTGGGCAGCCTCGAGCTGTCCGGCGCCGAGCACCTGCGCGACAACGTCATGCGCTACACCGGCGGCAACCCGCTCTTCATCATGGAGGCGCTGCGACACCTGCTGGAGTCGGGCGGCCTGGAGCGCGGCTGGCCGGAGCACGTGCAGCCCACCGGCCGGGGCCGTGAGCTCATCCAGCAGCGCCTGGAGCGGCTGTCACCTCCGGCGCTGCAGGTGGCCCGGCTGGCGGCGCTGGCGCGCACGGACTTCGAGCTGGAGCTGGCCGGCGAGGTGCTGGAGATGTCGTCCCTCTCGCTCGCCACGCACGTGTCGGAGCTGGAGCACGCGCACGTGCTGCGCGGAGAGCGCTTCACGCACGACCTGCTCTTCGAGGTGGTGCGGGAGACGATTCCGCCCTCGCTCGTGCCGCTGTTGCACCGGCGGCTCGCCAGCGCGCTGGAGCAGCGCAAGGCCCCGCCCGTCATCATCGCGCAGCACTGGCTGGATGGCCGCGAGCCCGGCCGCGCCGCGCCCTTCTTCGTCGCCGCCGCCAACGCCGAGTCCGCGGCCCTGCGCCACATGGAGGCCGCGCTCCTGTACTTCCGGGCCGCCACCGCGCTGGAGGAGGCCGGGGCGGCCGACGAGGCCGCGCGCATCCGCGCCCGCGTGCGCGGCATCCCCAGCGCCTGA
- a CDS encoding LysR family transcriptional regulator — MAFTPLNALNAFLAVARRRSFAAAAADLGVSSSSLSQSVRQLEARLGVPLLTRTTRSVSLTDAGRRLLEGAGPSVDQALEALRTAAAQEGEVTGRVRLTVPSIAVPRVVAPVLARFHARYPRVEVELRVEDRMVDIAAEGLDAGIRLSEALERDMVQLRLSEGFRFVVVGAPSYLRRRGTPQSPRDLLSHDCLCIRSHTTGALYQWELERGARTWRVPVRGPLITNDLHLMVELAEAGVGLMYAFEPDVAPQLKRGSLRLVLEAYAAQGDGFFLYFPSRARVSPAFRAFLDVAREVTAAGRKA; from the coding sequence ATGGCCTTTACCCCGCTCAATGCGCTCAACGCCTTCCTGGCGGTGGCCCGGCGCCGCAGCTTCGCGGCCGCCGCGGCGGACCTGGGGGTGTCCTCCTCGTCGCTCAGCCAGTCGGTGCGTCAGCTCGAGGCGCGGCTGGGCGTGCCCCTGCTGACCCGCACGACCCGCAGCGTGTCGCTCACCGACGCGGGGCGGCGGTTGCTGGAGGGGGCGGGGCCCTCCGTGGACCAGGCGCTGGAGGCGCTGCGCACGGCCGCCGCCCAGGAGGGCGAGGTGACGGGCCGGGTGCGGCTCACCGTTCCGAGCATCGCCGTTCCCCGCGTCGTCGCGCCGGTGCTCGCGCGCTTCCACGCCCGGTATCCGAGGGTGGAGGTGGAGCTGCGCGTGGAGGACCGGATGGTGGACATCGCGGCGGAGGGGCTCGACGCGGGCATCCGGCTGTCCGAGGCCCTGGAGCGGGACATGGTGCAGCTGCGCCTGTCGGAGGGCTTCCGCTTCGTGGTGGTGGGCGCGCCCTCCTACCTCCGGCGGCGCGGCACGCCACAGAGTCCCCGCGACCTGCTGTCGCACGACTGCCTGTGCATCCGCTCGCACACCACGGGCGCGCTGTATCAATGGGAGCTGGAGCGGGGGGCGCGCACGTGGAGGGTGCCGGTGCGTGGCCCGCTCATCACCAACGACCTGCACCTCATGGTGGAGCTGGCGGAGGCGGGGGTGGGATTGATGTATGCCTTCGAGCCGGACGTCGCGCCCCAGCTCAAGCGCGGCTCGCTGCGGCTCGTCCTGGAGGCGTATGCCGCCCAGGGGGATGGCTTCTTCCTCTACTTCCCCAGCCGCGCGCGGGTGTCTCCGGCGTTCAGGGCGTTCCTCGACGTGGCGCGCGAGGTGACGGCGGCGGGCAGGAAGGCCTAG